A region of the Candidatus Cloacimonadota bacterium genome:
CCCTCCATTATTGGTCTAAAGAAAAATTAGTATAATTTAGAAAGGGCCTTGTCCCGAAGAAGCAGCTATGTCAAAATATGAAGAAATAGATCTTAGTAATATTTCGACCTATTCTGTCGAAGACCGACCGAGTAAAGTTCATGTTAATGACTTTATTTCTGATGAATTTGTGGATACCAATGAATTCGTACAAAGTCTTCCTGATATCCTCGCAGCAAAGGATCTTAAAGAACTGGTTCGTCATACAAAAAAAGCCATACTCGACCAAAAGCCAGTCATTCTCATGTTTGGCGGACATCTCATCAAATGCGGTTTAGCACCACTTGTCAATAGAGCTATTGAGCAGGAAGTGATTTCAGCGATTGCGGTCAACGGTTCCGTCAGTATCCATGATTTTGAAATCGCATTTTTCGGAAAAACATCCGAGGATGTTGAAACAGCACTCGAGGACGGCAGCTTCGGTATGGGTGCGGAAACAGGCAGGATCATCAACGAGGTGATTTCTGAAGGATTTGAGAACGATCTTGGCTATGGTGAAGCTCTGGGAAAATTCATCTTTGAAGAACGTCCGCCCTATTGGGATTACAGCGTGTTTGCAAAAGCTTATGAATATGATGTACCCATAACTGTCCATGCAGCTATCGGAACCGATATTATCCATCAACATCCACAGGCAGACGGAGCAGCACTTGGCGGTGCAAGTTATACAGATTTCAAGATCTTTGCCAACATCATAAAAGAAATTAATGGTGGTGGCGTTCTCCTCTCGTTCGGTTCTGCAGTAATTCTACCGGAAGTCTTCCTCAAGGCATTGACCGTTGTACGTAATCTTGGTTTTGAAGTTAATAATTTCTATACTGCTGTTTTCGATATGATAAAACATTACAGACCAATGACGAATATTGTTCACCGTCCTACTGCATGCGGGGGAAAGGGTTATTACTTTGTTGGTCATCACGAGATAATGTTCCCACTTCTCATGGGTAGTCTCCTTGAAGGATAGGTGAATGGAACGCCGATGCAACTGATTTGCACTGATTAAAATACATTAAATGGAACAATATAAAACCAAAGAATATTTATCTGCGAGGATATGTCCTATCTGTGCAAATCTGTGTCCTGTTACATTATGATTAAAAAAAAATCGTACCTCATTTTTAAGATCATCATCAGTATTCTGTTCCTGGTATTTCTTTTCTATATCATCAAACCTCAACAGATACTTTCTGCAATGAGAAATGCCGATGCCGTCTGGATCATCCTTGCTTTACTCCTGCTTCCACTCAATATGTTTCTGCAATCACTGCGCTGGAAAGTACTCGTAACGCTGAGCAAAGAAAAGGTATCCAATAAAGAGATTCTTTCCTCGATCCTTTACAGTTTTTCATATAGTATCTTTACACCGGCACGTCTGGGTGAGATCGGAAGAGCATTTCATATTACGAATTCTAAAAAAGACGAAATGGTCGTTCTCGCATTTTATGAAAAATTCTTTGCGTTCTGCGCCCTTATGTTGTTCGGACTTATCTCATTAAGTTTTCACGAGAGCTTTTATTATCTCATCGCTGTTGTGGCAGTAATAGTCCTTATGTTCTCCTCAAAGTATCTCGCGCAACATTTGCCCTATTTCAAGAGATACACATCAATCTTAAGCGGAGTTCATACATCAAAAATATTACTCATATCACTCCTTTTCGTGTTCGTGTATATTTTCCAGTTTTATTTGATACTTAATGCATTTCGACCCGTGAACATTTTTGGTGCTTTTTTCTTCATCTCGATTGTCATGCTGGTCAATGCTATTCCCATCACCTTTAGCGGTCTGGGTCTGAGAGAATTAGCTTCTGTGTATTTCTTCAAACAAATATTTGTTAACCCAGGGCAGGCAGCAAGCGCATCTCTAATCCTTTTCACAATTAATATACTATTACCGACCTTTACCGGATTTATCCTCCATCTCTTGCCATCACATACGACTGCATCTCAACAAGAGGAAGAATGAAAAAAATTTTGGTCTTTTTATCACTTGTTTTTTTCATCACGTCTATACTTTTGGCAGGTGAGAAATTCGATACTGGACGAAGCTCAACTAAAGCGCTTCTCTGGTCGATCATTCCTGGGGGAGGGCAGATATATAACAAGCAATATATCAAAGCAGGCATCGATATCGCTGCAGAATCCATGCTTATAGGAACAGCAATCCAATATCATATATGGATGAACGATGCATATTCGAGATATGAACAATCACATAGCGATACGGATTATGATGAGTATAATTATTATTACCAACAACGGCAGAACATGCTATGGTGGTGGGCAACTGTGAAATTGTTGGCATTGGTCGATGCATATGTTGATGCCAAGTTGTTCAATTATAATGAGAAGAAAAAAACGTTGGATGTTGAATTCGAGGGATTGGGTGTTTCGTTAAGATATAATTTTTAACAAACACCGGGGTCGATTCGGAGAATCACCCCTACAAATATTTTACCTGGTAAATCTCCTTTGAGAATACATCGATCGCACTCAATTTTTTGTAATATCCCGCCCCGGTATCTACACCAATTTTATCCTCAGCCAAGAGCACCTCTCTTTGCGGTGAATGCCCAAAAACCACGATCTTTTTCAATCCTGTAGGATAAAAAATGAACTGGTATCGAATCCACAATAGAACATCCCGATCCTGTTCTTCGAAAGGTATTCCCGGCATGATCCCACCGTGGGCAAAATAGAATAGCTCGGTTTCAAAAAATATCTTCGCATTTTTCATGAATTCAATATGATCGGCTGGTATGAGATCTTTGAGGTCATTGATCGTTGAATCCTCATTCCCGTATGAACGAGCAGTAAATTCCCCCCCATTTCTGTAATAGTAATCACCATTGATCGCATGATCATCCAGTCCTAGAAGATCGAGAAGCATATCTTCATGATTCCCGCGCAGAAACACTGCATCATACTTTTTTTGAAATTTTATTAAATAATCGATAACCTCTTTTGATTTCCTGCCGCGATCGATATAATCTCCAAGGAAGACAAAAAAATCTTCTTTCGATGGTTTGATCTTTTCCATCAACCTTTGCAGCATGTCAAACTGACCGTGAATGTCACCTACTGCAATAAGGCGTCTGTAATCCTGTTCCCTCATGTTAGAATTTGAATTCTACCCAGATATTAATGGCTGTCGTCGTGCTTGATGTCTCTGCTTTTACATCCTTTGACGATTCATATCGTGCGGTGAGTCCTGCATTGATATCCCGGCTGAAGTTGTACGCAATCCTCGGTTCGATCTTCAGAACGTTTTTATGATTTGCATCTTGCCATTGCTGATTTGATGTATCCGTATATTGTGATCTGTTTGATGTATAGCTGACATTCAGATCAATATCAGTCTTATTATTCATTTTCAATCGTCCAAGGAGCGGTATCTTGATACCCTTTGCTGCCTGGAACGAGTATCTGAACGTCATGCTCAATCCCATCTCGTTTGTATGCGTTTGCTTGAAATTCCCTGTATAACTTTTCTGGTCACTGAATGTATAATTAAAACCAAGATTAGTATTTATCTTATTAAGTAATTTTGTATTAAATGATAATAAAGGAGTGAATTGGTACTTCTCTGTGGTCTGTTCAGGAGTTTCCCAGAATCCCTGGCCGGTGTTCGATATCAGACGTGTAAAGCTCGTTGAGAGATTGCTTCCTGTCATAAATTTTGCTTTCAGCAATTTATCGATACTGTTAAAACTCAGCATCACCCCGGGTAGAACGATCGATTCTGATTTTGTTTTATTTCCTGAAGCTTTTGTAAGGTCAATCGTGTATTTTGCATTCAGGTCTGCACTGAGGAATGAAAAGACCTCAAACGTTGTTCGCGTATTGACAGAGAATGCATCCGACTGGCCGGTTGATTGGATGGAACCAGCAGTTTGATCTCGAAGACCAAG
Encoded here:
- a CDS encoding serine/threonine protein phosphatase is translated as MREQDYRRLIAVGDIHGQFDMLQRLMEKIKPSKEDFFVFLGDYIDRGRKSKEVIDYLIKFQKKYDAVFLRGNHEDMLLDLLGLDDHAINGDYYYRNGGEFTARSYGNEDSTINDLKDLIPADHIEFMKNAKIFFETELFYFAHGGIMPGIPFEEQDRDVLLWIRYQFIFYPTGLKKIVVFGHSPQREVLLAEDKIGVDTGAGYYKKLSAIDVFSKEIYQVKYL
- a CDS encoding flippase-like domain-containing protein; protein product: MIKKKSYLIFKIIISILFLVFLFYIIKPQQILSAMRNADAVWIILALLLLPLNMFLQSLRWKVLVTLSKEKVSNKEILSSILYSFSYSIFTPARLGEIGRAFHITNSKKDEMVVLAFYEKFFAFCALMLFGLISLSFHESFYYLIAVVAVIVLMFSSKYLAQHLPYFKRYTSILSGVHTSKILLISLLFVFVYIFQFYLILNAFRPVNIFGAFFFISIVMLVNAIPITFSGLGLRELASVYFFKQIFVNPGQAASASLILFTINILLPTFTGFILHLLPSHTTASQQEEE